A genomic region of Halopelagius longus contains the following coding sequences:
- a CDS encoding thioredoxin family protein, whose amino-acid sequence MSTDTAPSNAETPTKPVHVESEAELDALVSEHELVLVDFYTKGCTLCQSIEPVLGNVARAKEELVVALCNPREDLSLVERFSIRSVPTLVLFEEGEEVGRLAEGFQGAQAVVDFVEDARSER is encoded by the coding sequence ATGAGCACGGACACCGCCCCCTCGAACGCCGAGACGCCGACGAAACCCGTCCACGTCGAGAGCGAAGCCGAACTGGACGCCCTCGTTTCGGAGCACGAACTCGTCCTCGTGGACTTCTACACGAAGGGGTGTACGCTCTGTCAGAGCATCGAACCCGTCCTCGGGAACGTCGCGCGCGCGAAGGAGGAGTTGGTCGTCGCGTTGTGCAACCCCCGCGAGGACCTGTCGCTGGTCGAGCGATTCTCGATTCGGAGCGTCCCGACGCTGGTTCTGTTCGAAGAGGGCGAGGAAGTCGGACGACTCGCGGAGGGGTTCCAAGGCGCGCAGGCCGTCGTGGACTTCGTCGAGGACGCTCGCTCGGAGCGGTAG
- a CDS encoding MBL fold metallo-hydrolase has product MCALLHQTTVAELADSIDSGESAAVVDTRQPDSFEAWHVGGAVNVPYSPEDGLGDEWDWDRVDERFGEGPVVAICGKGISSTSFGLELGKRGYEDVSVVKGGMQEWSKLYEVVEVPTENDDLFLAQVQRRAKGCLGYVVGSRSAGEAFVVDAARQHHEFELVAADEGMAVSRVFDTHVHADHISGGPELAERLGVSYHLGERAAERDVEYDYRPLSDGETFSVGDVEMEVLAAPGHTTEMVNYLVDGEYLLSGDTLFVESVGRTELQFGDEDSATGAELLYETLHETVLELPEETRVLPGHVTVAADGEYAVASPGELVSATLGELRDELDLLDLDEEEFVARLTDDTPEKPANYETVIAVNTGRETPEDEESATELETGPNNCAA; this is encoded by the coding sequence ATGTGCGCTCTCCTCCACCAGACGACAGTCGCGGAACTGGCCGACTCGATCGATTCGGGGGAGTCGGCCGCCGTCGTCGACACGCGCCAACCCGACAGTTTCGAGGCGTGGCACGTCGGCGGCGCGGTGAACGTTCCCTACAGTCCGGAAGACGGACTCGGCGACGAGTGGGACTGGGACCGGGTGGACGAACGGTTCGGCGAGGGGCCGGTCGTCGCGATATGCGGGAAGGGAATCTCCTCCACGTCGTTCGGACTCGAACTCGGAAAGCGAGGGTACGAGGACGTCAGCGTCGTCAAGGGCGGCATGCAGGAGTGGAGCAAGCTGTACGAGGTGGTCGAGGTGCCCACCGAGAACGACGACCTGTTTCTCGCGCAGGTGCAACGGCGGGCGAAGGGGTGTCTCGGCTACGTCGTCGGGTCGCGGTCGGCGGGCGAGGCGTTCGTCGTGGACGCGGCGCGACAGCACCACGAGTTCGAACTCGTCGCCGCGGACGAGGGGATGGCAGTTTCGCGCGTCTTCGACACGCACGTCCACGCCGACCACATCTCCGGCGGCCCGGAACTGGCCGAGAGACTGGGCGTCTCCTATCACCTCGGCGAACGCGCCGCCGAACGCGATGTCGAGTACGACTACCGGCCCCTCTCCGACGGGGAGACGTTCTCCGTCGGCGACGTCGAGATGGAGGTGCTCGCCGCCCCCGGCCACACGACGGAGATGGTGAACTACCTCGTGGACGGCGAGTACCTCCTCTCGGGGGACACCCTGTTCGTCGAGTCCGTCGGCCGGACGGAACTGCAGTTCGGCGACGAAGATTCGGCGACGGGCGCGGAACTCCTCTACGAGACGCTCCACGAGACGGTTCTCGAACTCCCCGAGGAGACGCGCGTCCTCCCCGGCCACGTCACCGTCGCCGCCGACGGCGAGTACGCAGTCGCCTCGCCGGGCGAACTCGTCTCGGCGACCCTCGGGGAGTTGCGCGACGAACTGGACCTCTTGGACCTCGACGAAGAGGAGTTCGTAGCGCGTCTCACCGACGACACACCGGAGAAACCCGCGAACTACGAGACGGTCATCGCCGTCAACACTGGCCGCGAGACGCCCGAGGACGAGGAGTCGGCGACGGAACTCGAAACCGGGCCGAACAACTGCGCGGCCTGA
- a CDS encoding 30S ribosomal protein S13: MSAEEPQDDAPDEEEDLRYFVRIGQTDLDGTKSVERSLTDMKGIGKRTARIIVDAAGVDRTATFGLLDEEDIDSVVDAVENFDNHAPEWMVNRRDDFYSGETSHETGSDLEQARRHDINRMKMISSYKGVRHKRGQKVRGQRTKSTGRSEGTIGVNVEAIKEEQAEEAAGDEE; encoded by the coding sequence ATGAGTGCAGAAGAACCACAGGACGACGCTCCCGACGAGGAGGAAGACCTCCGATACTTCGTCCGAATAGGTCAGACCGACCTTGACGGAACGAAATCGGTAGAGCGGAGTCTGACAGACATGAAGGGTATCGGCAAGCGCACGGCGCGTATCATTGTCGACGCCGCGGGTGTGGACCGAACGGCGACCTTCGGTCTTCTCGACGAAGAGGATATCGACTCGGTAGTCGATGCCGTCGAGAACTTCGATAACCACGCCCCCGAGTGGATGGTCAACCGCCGCGACGACTTCTACAGCGGAGAGACCAGCCACGAAACCGGGTCGGACCTCGAACAGGCACGCCGCCACGACATCAACCGCATGAAGATGATAAGCTCCTACAAGGGCGTCCGTCACAAGCGCGGACAGAAGGTCCGCGGACAGCGGACGAAGTCCACCGGACGCTCCGAGGGGACCATCGGCGTGAACGTCGAGGCTATCAAAGAAGAACAGGCAGAGGAAGCAGCGGGTGACGAGGAATAA
- the rpsB gene encoding 30S ribosomal protein S2, whose translation MTDNDNDAVEVVDEDAPEAEETAAEESETTETEAETTEEVAEAAEDEAAADEGAAEDEAAEAEEEEAEPVFDEDVMPDEEADLLIPVEDYLGAGVHIGTQQKTKDMERFIHRVRDDGLYVLDVSQTDSRIRTAANFLSGYDPEQILVTSSRQYGRFPAKKFADAVGARARTGRFIPGTLTNPDYAGYIEPDVVVVTDPIGDAQAVKEAITVGIPVIAMCDSNNQTSNVDLVVPTNNKGRRALSVVYWLLANETLDRRGSEPTYALEDFEAEV comes from the coding sequence ATGACAGACAACGATAACGACGCGGTCGAAGTCGTCGACGAAGACGCCCCGGAGGCCGAAGAAACGGCCGCCGAGGAGTCCGAAACGACCGAGACCGAAGCCGAGACGACGGAAGAAGTCGCCGAGGCCGCCGAGGACGAGGCCGCCGCCGACGAGGGCGCGGCCGAGGACGAGGCCGCCGAGGCCGAAGAAGAGGAGGCCGAACCGGTCTTCGACGAGGACGTCATGCCGGACGAGGAGGCGGACCTCCTCATCCCGGTCGAGGACTACCTCGGTGCCGGTGTCCACATCGGTACCCAACAGAAGACCAAGGACATGGAGCGGTTCATCCACCGCGTCCGTGACGACGGTCTGTACGTCCTCGACGTGAGTCAGACCGACTCGCGCATCCGGACGGCCGCGAACTTCCTGTCGGGGTACGACCCCGAGCAGATTCTGGTCACCAGTTCGCGCCAGTACGGCCGGTTCCCGGCCAAGAAGTTCGCCGACGCCGTCGGCGCACGCGCCCGCACGGGTCGCTTCATCCCGGGGACGCTGACGAACCCCGACTACGCCGGCTACATCGAACCCGACGTGGTCGTCGTCACCGACCCCATCGGCGACGCGCAGGCGGTCAAGGAGGCCATCACGGTCGGCATCCCCGTCATCGCCATGTGCGACTCGAACAACCAGACGAGCAACGTCGACCTCGTCGTTCCGACGAACAACAAGGGTCGACGAGCGCTGTCGGTCGTCTACTGGCTACTCGCCAACGAGACGCTCGACCGCCGCGGTTCCGAACCGACCTACGCCCTCGAAGACTTCGAGGCCGAGGTCTAA
- a CDS encoding DNA-directed RNA polymerase subunit N, whose translation MMIPVRCFTCGNVVGEHWEEFKARAREGDENPAEVLDELGVERHCCRRMLVSHKDLVDVVAPYQ comes from the coding sequence ATGATGATACCTGTCCGGTGTTTCACCTGTGGAAACGTCGTGGGCGAACACTGGGAGGAGTTCAAAGCTCGCGCCCGCGAGGGCGACGAAAACCCGGCCGAGGTCCTCGACGAACTGGGCGTCGAGCGGCACTGCTGCCGCCGGATGCTCGTCTCGCACAAGGACCTCGTCGACGTCGTCGCACCGTACCAATAA
- a CDS encoding 50S ribosomal protein L18e, with protein MSKTNPRLNSLIAELKAVSRESGANVWQDVADRLEKPRRTHAEVNLGRIERYAKEDETVVVPGKVLGSGVLEKNVTVAAVDFSSSARKKIEQVGDAVALEQIAENNPEGSNVRVIR; from the coding sequence ATGAGTAAGACCAACCCGAGACTCAACAGTCTCATCGCCGAGCTGAAGGCGGTCTCTCGTGAGTCCGGCGCCAACGTGTGGCAGGACGTCGCGGACCGTCTGGAAAAGCCCCGGCGCACCCACGCGGAGGTCAACCTTGGGCGCATCGAACGGTACGCCAAGGAAGACGAGACCGTCGTCGTTCCCGGCAAAGTGCTGGGTAGCGGTGTGCTGGAGAAGAACGTCACCGTCGCTGCGGTGGACTTCTCTTCGTCCGCGCGCAAGAAGATCGAACAGGTCGGAGACGCCGTGGCGCTGGAACAGATCGCGGAGAACAACCCGGAAGGGTCCAACGTGCGGGTGATTCGATGA
- a CDS encoding 30S ribosomal protein S11 has protein sequence MSDSENTQDKWGIAHVHASFNNTLITITDQTGAETIAKSSGGTVVKQNRDEASPYAAMQMAETVAEEVKAAGIEGLHVRVRGPGGNGNKSPGPGAQATIRALARAGLEIGRIEDVTPIPHDGTRAPKNSRL, from the coding sequence ATGAGCGATTCTGAGAACACCCAAGACAAGTGGGGCATCGCCCACGTCCACGCATCGTTCAACAACACGCTCATCACCATCACCGACCAGACGGGCGCCGAAACCATCGCGAAGTCGTCCGGCGGTACCGTGGTGAAGCAGAACCGAGACGAGGCGTCCCCGTACGCCGCGATGCAGATGGCCGAGACGGTGGCCGAGGAAGTCAAAGCCGCCGGCATCGAGGGCCTCCACGTTCGCGTGCGCGGCCCCGGCGGAAACGGTAACAAGAGCCCCGGCCCCGGCGCGCAGGCGACGATTCGCGCGCTGGCCCGCGCCGGACTCGAAATCGGCCGCATCGAGGACGTGACGCCCATCCCGCACGACGGGACTCGAGCGCCGAAAAACAGCCGACTCTAA
- a CDS encoding 30S ribosomal protein S9, translating into MVTNTSGKKKTAIARATVREGEGRVRINSQPVELVEPEMARLKMLEPFRIAGEDLRSQVDIDVSISGGGFAGQADAARTAIARGLVQYLNDAELRDAYMEFDRSLLVNDVRQSEPKKWGGPGARARYQKSYR; encoded by the coding sequence ATGGTAACGAACACGTCCGGTAAGAAGAAGACCGCCATCGCCCGCGCCACCGTGCGCGAGGGCGAAGGGCGCGTCCGAATCAACTCCCAACCCGTCGAGCTCGTCGAGCCGGAGATGGCCCGCCTGAAGATGCTGGAACCGTTCCGCATCGCCGGCGAGGACCTCCGCTCGCAGGTCGACATCGACGTCAGCATCTCCGGCGGCGGTTTCGCCGGACAGGCTGACGCCGCTCGCACGGCCATCGCCCGCGGGCTGGTGCAGTATCTCAACGACGCGGAGCTCCGCGACGCCTACATGGAGTTCGACCGGTCGCTCCTCGTCAACGACGTCCGGCAGTCCGAGCCCAAGAAGTGGGGCGGACCCGGCGCTCGCGCTCGCTACCAGAAATCCTACCGTTGA
- a CDS encoding DNA-directed RNA polymerase subunit D, which translates to MANDFEVEFIERDERAARFLVRGLTPAVANGIRRAMIADVPTFSVDTVRFVENSSVMFDEMIGLRLGLVPLTTPLDDFEEGDTVTLSLDVEGPATAYSGDIQSSDPMVVPADDNVPIIELKEGQRLELEADAVLGRGKEHAKHQGGVAVGYRHLQRVEVVGDAGEFEEQEPNILRGVIEEQAAEHAADDTAENGDLVATSEFDNDLTKRYPGKDVEVHDVDGAFVFHVETDGSFTVEELVRRAAESLGARAAELEEKVAI; encoded by the coding sequence ATGGCAAACGACTTCGAGGTCGAGTTCATCGAACGCGACGAGCGAGCGGCCCGCTTCCTCGTTCGGGGTCTCACCCCGGCGGTCGCAAACGGCATCCGCCGAGCGATGATCGCGGACGTGCCGACGTTCAGCGTCGACACCGTCCGGTTCGTCGAGAACTCGTCGGTGATGTTCGACGAGATGATCGGGCTTCGACTCGGCCTTGTTCCGCTCACGACCCCCCTCGACGACTTCGAGGAGGGCGACACCGTGACGCTGTCCCTCGACGTCGAGGGGCCCGCCACGGCGTACTCCGGGGACATCCAGTCCTCGGACCCGATGGTGGTACCCGCGGACGACAACGTCCCCATCATCGAACTGAAGGAGGGCCAACGCCTCGAGCTCGAGGCCGACGCAGTCCTCGGGCGCGGCAAGGAACACGCCAAACACCAGGGCGGAGTCGCCGTCGGCTACCGACACCTCCAACGCGTGGAGGTCGTCGGCGACGCCGGCGAGTTCGAAGAACAGGAACCGAACATCCTCCGTGGCGTCATCGAGGAGCAGGCGGCGGAACACGCCGCAGACGACACCGCCGAAAACGGTGACCTCGTCGCCACGTCGGAGTTCGACAACGACCTCACGAAGCGGTACCCCGGCAAGGACGTCGAGGTACACGACGTAGACGGCGCGTTCGTCTTCCACGTGGAGACGGACGGGTCGTTCACGGTCGAGGAACTCGTCCGCCGCGCCGCCGAGAGTCTCGGCGCGCGCGCGGCCGAACTCGAAGAGAAGGTCGCAATTTAA
- a CDS encoding 30S ribosomal protein S4 has protein sequence MATGNNTKFYETPNHPWQGERIAQESDLLGRYGLKNKEELWRAQSELRDYRREARRLIGDAQGDLDAAEEEGEDFLNRLRRLGILSEDDNINRVLRLDVTDILERRLQTVAYRKGLAQTPQQARQFITHGHVVVGDARVTAPSKKIEAVEEDRVAFDETSPLSDDLHPARAEGQE, from the coding sequence ATGGCGACTGGTAACAACACCAAGTTCTACGAGACGCCGAACCATCCGTGGCAGGGCGAGCGTATCGCCCAGGAGTCGGACCTTCTCGGCCGCTACGGTCTCAAGAACAAAGAGGAACTCTGGCGCGCGCAGTCCGAACTGCGCGACTACCGCCGCGAGGCGCGACGCCTCATCGGCGACGCCCAGGGTGACTTAGACGCCGCCGAGGAGGAGGGTGAGGACTTCCTCAACCGCCTCCGCCGCCTCGGCATCCTCTCGGAGGACGACAACATCAACCGCGTCCTCCGACTGGACGTGACCGACATCCTCGAACGTCGCCTCCAGACCGTCGCGTACCGCAAGGGCCTCGCACAGACGCCCCAGCAGGCGCGACAGTTCATCACCCACGGTCACGTGGTCGTCGGCGACGCCCGGGTCACCGCGCCCTCGAAGAAGATCGAGGCCGTCGAGGAGGACCGAGTGGCGTTCGACGAGACGAGTCCGCTCTCGGACGACCTTCACCCCGCACGCGCGGAGGGACAGGAGTAA
- a CDS encoding DUF7130 family rubredoxin-like protein, whose protein sequence is MSYENDQSYLDNLTDGNKDETEVPIGDVQGIEARNDAMWRCAECGEMGKIRDALPERCPGCDSAKEELFYWVED, encoded by the coding sequence ATGAGCTACGAAAACGACCAGTCCTATCTGGACAACCTGACGGACGGTAACAAGGACGAGACCGAGGTCCCGATAGGCGACGTACAGGGCATCGAGGCACGGAACGACGCGATGTGGCGGTGCGCCGAGTGCGGGGAGATGGGCAAGATTCGAGACGCCCTCCCGGAACGGTGTCCGGGGTGTGACTCCGCGAAGGAGGAGTTGTTCTACTGGGTGGAGGATTGA
- a CDS encoding zinc-dependent metalloprotease, translating to MNIFRSVRAVAGAEGDGDGTGSIDWAAVADAAKNATDPGPLDLTAEERDGYAADVRDARRRLREVGEVEFEVPATIEVQNRHHWIDANIRTFERVMRPVEMRGQVPLPGLTRVVNTGTMAFMLSFLGKNVLGQYDPLLLAEPPIEGEEAEHGLYFVHPNIVRVADMLDVDYPRFRRWIAFHEVSHAAEFGAAPWLSDHLERRMEDGLEGLAEGQFDRDAFKDLDTAMTAVEGYAELLMDRAFDDDYEDLREKLDEKRKSGGPVGTLVRRLLGLGLKRRQYERGAAFFEAVADERGVAAASAVWDGPENLPTDEELDNPWMWISRVDP from the coding sequence ATGAATATCTTCCGTAGCGTCCGCGCGGTCGCGGGCGCGGAAGGCGACGGCGACGGCACCGGGAGCATCGACTGGGCCGCCGTGGCCGACGCAGCGAAGAACGCGACGGACCCGGGTCCCCTCGACCTGACCGCCGAGGAACGCGACGGCTACGCGGCGGACGTACGAGACGCCCGGCGACGCCTCCGAGAGGTCGGCGAAGTGGAGTTCGAGGTGCCGGCGACGATAGAGGTGCAGAACCGCCACCACTGGATAGACGCGAACATCCGCACGTTCGAACGGGTGATGCGGCCCGTCGAGATGCGCGGGCAGGTCCCCCTCCCGGGCCTCACCCGCGTCGTCAACACCGGGACGATGGCGTTCATGCTCTCCTTTCTCGGGAAGAACGTCCTCGGGCAGTACGACCCCTTACTGTTGGCCGAACCGCCGATAGAGGGGGAGGAGGCGGAACACGGCCTCTACTTCGTCCACCCGAACATCGTCCGCGTCGCCGACATGCTCGACGTGGACTACCCCCGGTTCCGCCGGTGGATAGCGTTCCACGAGGTGTCGCACGCCGCCGAGTTCGGCGCGGCACCGTGGCTCTCTGACCACCTCGAACGTCGCATGGAGGACGGTCTGGAGGGCCTCGCCGAGGGGCAGTTCGACCGCGACGCGTTCAAGGACCTCGACACCGCGATGACGGCGGTGGAGGGGTACGCGGAACTGCTGATGGACCGCGCCTTCGACGACGACTACGAGGACCTGCGCGAGAAGTTAGACGAGAAGCGAAAGAGCGGCGGCCCCGTCGGCACCCTCGTGCGCCGACTCCTCGGGTTAGGTCTCAAGCGCCGGCAGTACGAACGCGGCGCGGCGTTCTTCGAGGCGGTCGCAGACGAACGCGGCGTCGCCGCCGCCTCCGCCGTCTGGGACGGCCCGGAGAACCTCCCGACGGACGAGGAACTCGACAACCCGTGGATGTGGATATCGCGCGTCGACCCCTGA
- the eno gene encoding phosphopyruvate hydratase: MTLISNVSLRRVLDSRGNPTVEADVLTESGGFGRAAAPSGASTGEYEAIELPPSEAIASARRHAIPRLVGEVHAGNQREVDAALRAADGTDDFSEIGANSAVAISMAAAKAGADVLGAPLYQHLGGTFRGENFPIPLGNVVGGGEHAKEATHIQEFLAAPVGAPSVSEAVFANAAVHARASEILDERGTPAAKGDEGAWAPPISDAEAFEVMDQAVSDTEDELGFEIRFGLDMAAAELYDEEEDGYVYGDEVKSTDEQIEYVADLVDEYELVYVEDPLDENDYEGFAELTDRVGDRTLICGDDLFVTNVERLQDGIDADAANSILIKPNQIGTLSDAFDAIELANRNGYETIISHRSGETEDTTIAHLAVATDAAFIKTGTVQGERTAKLNELIRIADDAV, encoded by the coding sequence ATGACACTAATCTCCAACGTTTCGCTCCGACGCGTCCTCGACTCCCGCGGCAATCCGACGGTCGAGGCCGACGTGCTCACCGAATCCGGCGGCTTCGGCCGCGCGGCAGCGCCGAGCGGCGCGAGTACGGGCGAGTACGAAGCGATAGAACTGCCGCCCTCGGAGGCCATCGCATCGGCGCGGCGCCACGCGATTCCGCGCCTCGTCGGCGAGGTCCACGCGGGCAACCAACGAGAGGTAGACGCCGCACTCCGCGCCGCCGACGGCACGGACGACTTCTCGGAAATCGGCGCGAACAGCGCCGTCGCCATCTCGATGGCCGCCGCGAAGGCCGGCGCAGACGTGCTCGGTGCGCCCCTGTACCAGCACCTCGGCGGCACGTTCCGCGGCGAGAACTTCCCGATTCCGCTCGGGAACGTCGTCGGCGGCGGCGAACACGCGAAGGAGGCGACCCACATCCAGGAGTTCCTCGCCGCGCCGGTCGGCGCGCCGAGCGTCTCCGAAGCCGTCTTCGCCAACGCGGCCGTCCACGCCCGCGCCTCGGAGATTCTGGACGAACGCGGCACGCCCGCGGCGAAGGGCGACGAAGGCGCGTGGGCCCCGCCCATCTCGGACGCGGAAGCGTTCGAGGTGATGGACCAAGCGGTCTCCGACACCGAAGACGAACTCGGGTTCGAGATTCGCTTCGGCCTCGACATGGCCGCGGCGGAACTGTACGACGAGGAGGAGGACGGCTACGTCTACGGCGACGAGGTCAAATCGACCGACGAGCAGATCGAGTACGTCGCCGACTTGGTCGACGAGTACGAACTCGTCTACGTCGAGGACCCCCTCGACGAGAACGACTACGAAGGGTTCGCGGAACTCACCGACCGCGTCGGTGACCGCACCCTCATCTGCGGCGACGACCTGTTCGTCACGAACGTCGAACGGTTGCAGGACGGCATCGACGCCGACGCCGCAAACTCCATCCTCATCAAGCCGAACCAGATCGGGACGCTCTCGGACGCGTTCGACGCGATCGAACTCGCGAACCGGAACGGCTACGAGACGATCATCTCGCACCGCTCCGGCGAGACCGAGGACACGACCATCGCACACCTCGCCGTCGCAACCGACGCCGCGTTCATCAAGACCGGTACGGTGCAGGGCGAGCGAACCGCCAAACTCAACGAACTCATCCGCATCGCGGACGACGCAGTATGA
- a CDS encoding DNA-directed RNA polymerase subunit K, which translates to MQQRYNRYEKARILGARALQVSYGAPVLIETDQSEPILIAAEEYDAGVLPFTVQREGK; encoded by the coding sequence ATGCAACAGCGCTACAATCGGTACGAGAAGGCACGCATCCTCGGCGCGAGAGCGCTGCAGGTGTCGTACGGGGCGCCGGTCCTCATCGAGACGGACCAGAGCGAACCCATCCTCATCGCGGCCGAGGAGTACGACGCCGGCGTCCTTCCGTTCACGGTACAACGAGAGGGTAAGTGA
- a CDS encoding 50S ribosomal protein L13 has protein sequence MNLAEFDADVVVDARNCIVGRVASEVAQRALAGEKVAVVNAEDAVITGSEDDVMGVYRKRVEVGSDRGPYYPKRPDRIFKRAIRGMLPYKTTRGREAFENVRVYVDNPFDEDGDVLEDTSLDRLSNIKFLSLGEISEKLGANVTW, from the coding sequence ATGAATCTTGCCGAATTCGACGCGGACGTCGTCGTCGACGCCCGCAACTGCATCGTCGGTCGCGTCGCCAGCGAAGTCGCACAACGTGCGCTCGCGGGCGAGAAAGTGGCCGTCGTCAACGCGGAGGACGCCGTCATCACGGGGTCGGAAGACGACGTGATGGGCGTCTACCGCAAGCGCGTCGAAGTCGGGTCGGACCGAGGGCCGTACTACCCGAAGCGTCCGGACCGCATCTTCAAGCGCGCCATCCGCGGGATGCTCCCGTACAAGACGACTCGCGGACGCGAGGCGTTCGAGAACGTGCGCGTCTACGTCGACAACCCGTTCGACGAGGACGGCGACGTCCTCGAGGACACCTCGCTGGACCGCCTCTCGAACATCAAGTTCCTCTCGCTCGGAGAGATTTCCGAGAAGCTGGGTGCTAACGTCACATGGTAA